DNA sequence from the Deinococcus aerolatus genome:
AGTTCGCCGCCCGCTATCATTCCGCTTAGAAGTGCTTGACCACTGGTCCTGAGTTATGGGTTCACTCCAACTATTCTGTCATTTGCTCTAACGGCATGACGAGCGTGAGCAGGTGCTGGACAGTACTCATGTACTTCCTGAGTTGCCAGTGATGTAGGCCAGGAAAGCGCGGATGGCCTCGCTGTAGACCCGCAGCGTGTTGGGGCTGACCCGTACCCCGGCAGCCCAGTGGGTGGTTAGGCAGGCCTCGGTCAAATCCCAGAGCGCGTGGCCACTGCCCTTCCAAGAACTCGCGTATGCGCCGGGCGCGCAGGTTGCCGCAGTGCAGTCGCACCAGCCACGGCGGCGGCGCGTCCAGGGCCAAAAGGATGTGCGCTGCCGTACTGCTGCCCGCCCTGATGGGGGTTGTGGCAAGTTGCCGGGGGAGGGTGACCCGGTGCTGAGCGTCTCGTTCAGACCACGGGCGCGGCCAAGACCCAGCGGTCACGCCCCTGGGTCTTGGCCTGGTACAGCGCCTGATCAGCGGCCAAGAGCACGCTGTCGAGGTCAGGGCCGTGCTGTGGAAAACTGGCGACCCCCAGCGAGATGGACACGCGCAGGAGATGCGCCCCATGCGTCACCTGCTGCGCCCCAATCTCCGTGCGCCACTGTTCTGCCCGGCGGACGGCAGCAGCGCTGTCCAGACCAGGCAACACAACGATGAACTCCTCTCCGCCGTAGCGACAGATCGTCTCGCCGGGCTGCCGCGAGGCCTGGAGACACGCGGCCACCTGGCGCAGGACCGCGTCACCTCCAGCATGACCGGCCAGGTCATTGACGGCTTTGAAGTGGTCGAGGTCGAACAGCACGACGCTGAACGGGCTGTCCTGGGCACTCAGCAGGGCTTCTTGCAGGTACCGGCGGTTGTACAGGCCAGTCAGCGGGTCACGAATGCTCTGCTCGCGCAGTGCGTGCTGCAAGTGCTCAATTTCGGCCATCCGCAGCTGAAGCTGCTCGTGGGCGAGCCGCAGTTCGGCCTCGGCCTCGCGTTGAGCCGTGACGTCTCGCCAGACCACAATATGCCCCTGAACCTGTCTCCGGGCGTCCCGCAGGGGGGTGACCCGCACCTCCAGATGCTGTTCGCCCAGCGTCAGTTCAGCCGACGCGGCCTCGCGGCCTCCGGTCAGGGCGCCCAGGGACGCCGCGGCCACACCCCACTGCTCAAACACCCGTTCGGCTGGGTGGCCGAGTGGGGTCGGCAGCGCTGGGTCGGCGAGTTGCCTGGCCACCGGGTTGAGATCCACCAGTCGCCCCGCCCGGTCGAGGACGACCACGCCCTCCCCCATCTGCTCGATCACTTGATGCCTTGCGATCGGCACGAGATCGAACAGCTGGAATCCCAGCAGGCCCCACAGGAATACCAGGGCGGTGATCAGAAACAGCATGGGGGTCAGGTCCAGTTCGGGAAAGGGGCTCAAGCCCAGGACGCTGACCAGGTTCACGATCCAGGGCAGCCCCAGGCCCGCCAGGAGGATCCCAGCCTGACGGCGGTACGGGTCCGTTGCGCTCCGGAAGAACAGCGCCAGCCGCAGCGCACTGAGCAGCATCAAGCCGTAACCGTGCACCACCACCACCGTGAACCCGGGACCGCCCTGAAGCCTGGTATGGGCTTCCAGCGTTCCCAGCTGCCCGAACAGGACCCCGCCTGGATCGCCGGCCAGCAGCAGGCCCCAGGTCGCGACGGGGACGGCGAGCAGGGTGACCCAGGCTCCCGCGTGCATGGGCCGGTTCGGTTGGGTAAAGGCGCGGGTGAACAGCCACACGCACACCGGCGCACTCACCACGCCGAAGAACGTGGCGTCCAGCCAGAACTGTTGCAGTCGGGGCGAAGGGCTGTCCCAGTGCAGTGCGTAGGTCAGGCTCCATTGCGCGAGGGCCAGCAGCAGGAAGGCGAGGGGACCAGCGCCCGGCGCACCTCGGCGTCGCCAGACGAAGTGGGCGATACCCAGGGCCGCGAGCCCGGTGACGTACAACCACGCGGCGTATCCGGTGGCCAGGGCCTCGGTCATCGGCTGCGCGGGGGCTGGACCGCCCCCGGCCCTACGCCCACTCCAGCCCAGCGAAAGGAGAGAGAGATGATCATTTTGTCTTAATGTACAGCGCCTGGTCTTGCAGAATTCTGCGCTCTGCCGTGGACCGCTGCGGCTGGTGATGGCAGGGTGGCCTTCAAGGGCCTTGAGCGACACGGCACGCTTTTTTCGTCGGCTGGAACGTTAATTTCTCTCCCCGTTTCGACTCAGGACCGAGGAACGGGGGGAGGGCTGTGGAGTGAACCCATAACTCCGGTTCACCGTCACTTTTGATGATTGTCTGAGGAACCTGGCCTCCAATGTGGTATGGAAAACGAAGCACTGTCTGCCCTCTTCTTGGCACAGATTCCTGGGTTTCGACTGGACGGCGTGCAGGGCGAAGAAAGAGTCGCCGTTGTGGCCACCAGCATCCAGCCGACTTCAGCTTGCAAGGAGTGTGGCACTTGCAGTGCTCGAATTCACAGCCGCTATCGGCGTCATTTGAGTGATCTCCCCGCCTGTGGGGCTGCCGTCAGCCTGGAATTATCCGTTCGCCGTTTCATGTGTGAGGAGCTGTCGTGCCGTCAGCAGATCTTTTGCGAGAGATTTGCCGTTGGGCTGTCCCCTTACGTTCGTCGGAGTGGGCGGGCGATTGCAACCATTCAGCATGTCTCGGTCGTGCTCGGTGGCAATGCGGGTGCCGCACTGCTCACCCGGATGCAATGCGTGGTCAGTGCGTCCACCGTGCTGCGTGCAGCACGGCTGCTCCCGCCAGTGGTGCGGCCCGTCCCTGAGGTCATTGGTGTCGATGATTTCGCGTTCCGGCGTGGCCACGTGTATGGCACGGTCATCGTCAATCTCGAAACACGGACGCCAATCGACCTGCTGCCAGACCGGAGTGCGGGCACGCTGGCCACATGGCTCAAGCAGCACCCACACATCAAAGTCGTCAGTCGAGACTGTTCCTTGGAATACGAAAAGGGAATCTGCGAGGGTGCACCGACGGCTCAGCAGGTTCTGGATCGTTGGCACGTCCTGAAAAACGGTCGAGAAGCGCTGGAACGTCAGTTGGGCCGCGACCGCACGGCCATTCTCGAGATCTGCCAGGATCAGGTTCCGGTGCCGCCACCCCCACGCACCCAGAGTGAACAGCTGCGCCGCACAGAACGTCAGCAGGAGCGTCAGAAGGTGTTTGGTCAGATTCACGACCTTTCCAAAGGGGGCCGCAGTCAACGCGCCATCAGCCGAACGCTTCATTTGAGCCGAGGACGCATTCGGGGCGTGCTGACAGCCAAAACGCAAGCACCGACCGGGCGTCGGCAGCGCCTCGCCGGGATCTTGGAGCCCTTCTTGTTTCATCTTCAACACCGCTTTGCAGAAGGTGAACGTAACGCCGGGCAACTCCTGCGGGAGTTGCGCCAGCAAGGATTTCCTGGCTCTCGCAAACGGGTCGCGCAATGGATGCAAATGCGCCGCACCGTGCCTGCCAAGACCACACCCGGCCCCTATGTGGTGTCAGCAGTAAAAAGCGGGGCGATCCCGCCGTCAGCCCAGACCGCGATCGGTATGACCGATCGTCCGTGGACGTTCCAGCGATTGATCTGGGTCATGCTCCGTGATCAGACCAAGCTGGGTGCCGACGACCAGCGGGTGCTCGCGGCCATCAAAGCTCGATCTGAGGTCGTGACCAAGGCTCACGACCTCACCCAGGCCTTCACGCTGTTGATGCGTGAACGAGGGCTCCACGAACTCGAACCCTGGTTCCAGTCCGCGAAGTCGTCAGGATTGCCAGACTTCGTGACCTTTGCCAGAGGTCTCGAACGCGATGCTGCCGCACTCAAGGCGGCTCTCCGATTGCCCTGGTCGAACGGCCCGGTTGAGGACATGGTCAATAACATCAAACTGATCAAACGACAGGCGTACGGCCGGTCCTCGTTTCAACTTCTCCGACAGCGCGTGTTGATGGCTGTGTGACCAGCCGTCATCAAAAGTGACGGTGAGCCGGAGTTATGGGTTCACTCCACCACGTCGCCCCTCTGCCCCTTCAGCTACTGCGCAATAGGTCTTCAGGTCATGCGATTTTTAATCGGAGTCCGTATCAGGTACAGAGATCCGCGACCCACAGGGGCAGTTCTCCACTCAGGTCCTGCTGTGTACAGACCTCCAGCTGAGTCCAGTTCAGATCTTGGAGTCCTTCGTACAGCGCTGGCAACTCGAAGCCACCTTTGAAGAAGTTCGAGCTCACCTGAGTGTCGAAACACAACGGCAGTGGACCGACCTGGCCATTGCGAGAACAGCCCCAGCAACGCTGGGGTTGTTCTCGCTTGTGACGCTCATGGCTCACGAGCGCTGGCAGGGCCATAATGTTGGGGTTCGTCGTGCCGCCTGGTATGACAAGACCTTGCCGACCTTTGTTGGTGTGCTCGCTGAACCTCAGCGAGCATTATGGAAGGTGCCGACTTTTCGCATGTCTGCGTCAGGTCGCGAAATGATTCAAGTCCCACTGGAATTTATTGAGCGCCTCGCAGACGCACTCTGCTACGCCGCCTGACACGCCTCCATGGCTAAAGTCGAGCGGAGAAACCGCAGGAAAGAACGAATAGTCCTGTCGAGGACTTGTGGTGGCTGCGGCCCTCTTCAATCCTCTCTGGCTTGCTACCGCAGCATCTGGCGCATCCGGGGGTCCAGGAGATCACGTAGGCCGTCGCCCACAAGGTTAAAACCCAGAACGGTGATCATGATGGCCAGACCAGGGAACAGACCCAGCCACGGCGCTTGCAGCAGGAATGAACGGCCTTCTGAGAGCATCAGGCCCCAACTGGACTCGGGCGGCTGGGTGCCAAGCCCGAAAAAGCTCAGGGCGGATTCGGCCAGCACTGCGAAAGCCAGGCTAAGCGAAGTCTGTACGATGATCGGCCCCAGCGCATTGGGCAGAACGTGACGCACCATCATCATGGCGTCGCTCTGTCCCAGGGCGCGGGCGGCGGTCAGGTACTCTTCCTCCCGCACAGTCAAGATGCTGCCGCGCGTGATGCGGGCAAAAATCGGTGTGTACACGATGGCGATGGCAATCATGGCGTTCTCGACGCCACGTCCCAGAATCGCCATGACAGCGATAGCAAGCAGCAACGCCGGAAAGGCCATCAGGATGTCCATCAGGCGCATTAACACCTCATCCACCCAGCCCCGGTAAAAACCCGCCAGTGTTCCCAGGCTAATCCCTGCCACGGCAGCCAGACTGACGGCGATCAGGGCCACGCGCACCGAAATCCAGGCACCCGCCAAAATTCGGGAGAAGACGTCGCGCCCGAAGTTGTCGGTTCCCAGCAGGTGCGCCGAACTGGGCGATTCGAAGGTGGCGGCAAAGTTCATGGCGTTGGGATCGCTGGGGGGGAACACCTGTCCGGCCAGTGCGGCCAGCAGGACCACAGAGAGCAGTGCCAGCCCCACCACCAGGGTTCGGTGAGACAGCATCCGGCTCAGGAATGAACGTCCCCGACGGGCGGTGGCCGGGTTAGCAACACCAGTCATCAGCAACCTCCTGACGAGCGCTGACTTAGAAAAAGACTTTCAACCATACTGCACTCTGGGATCAAGAATACCGTACAGCAGATCGGTCAGCAGGCTGGAGACTGAATAGATCACGGCAGTGAGCAGGACTGCCGCTTGCAGAATCGAGTAGTCACGGTTGAGGGTAGACTCCAAGGCCAGGCGGCCCAG
Encoded proteins:
- a CDS encoding histidine kinase N-terminal 7TM domain-containing diguanylate cyclase, coding for MTEALATGYAAWLYVTGLAALGIAHFVWRRRGAPGAGPLAFLLLALAQWSLTYALHWDSPSPRLQQFWLDATFFGVVSAPVCVWLFTRAFTQPNRPMHAGAWVTLLAVPVATWGLLLAGDPGGVLFGQLGTLEAHTRLQGGPGFTVVVVHGYGLMLLSALRLALFFRSATDPYRRQAGILLAGLGLPWIVNLVSVLGLSPFPELDLTPMLFLITALVFLWGLLGFQLFDLVPIARHQVIEQMGEGVVVLDRAGRLVDLNPVARQLADPALPTPLGHPAERVFEQWGVAAASLGALTGGREAASAELTLGEQHLEVRVTPLRDARRQVQGHIVVWRDVTAQREAEAELRLAHEQLQLRMAEIEHLQHALREQSIRDPLTGLYNRRYLQEALLSAQDSPFSVVLFDLDHFKAVNDLAGHAGGDAVLRQVAACLQASRQPGETICRYGGEEFIVVLPGLDSAAAVRRAEQWRTEIGAQQVTHGAHLLRVSISLGVASFPQHGPDLDSVLLAADQALYQAKTQGRDRWVLAAPVV
- a CDS encoding ISL3 family transposase, which gives rise to MENEALSALFLAQIPGFRLDGVQGEERVAVVATSIQPTSACKECGTCSARIHSRYRRHLSDLPACGAAVSLELSVRRFMCEELSCRQQIFCERFAVGLSPYVRRSGRAIATIQHVSVVLGGNAGAALLTRMQCVVSASTVLRAARLLPPVVRPVPEVIGVDDFAFRRGHVYGTVIVNLETRTPIDLLPDRSAGTLATWLKQHPHIKVVSRDCSLEYEKGICEGAPTAQQVLDRWHVLKNGREALERQLGRDRTAILEICQDQVPVPPPPRTQSEQLRRTERQQERQKVFGQIHDLSKGGRSQRAISRTLHLSRGRIRGVLTAKTQAPTGRRQRLAGILEPFLFHLQHRFAEGERNAGQLLRELRQQGFPGSRKRVAQWMQMRRTVPAKTTPGPYVVSAVKSGAIPPSAQTAIGMTDRPWTFQRLIWVMLRDQTKLGADDQRVLAAIKARSEVVTKAHDLTQAFTLLMRERGLHELEPWFQSAKSSGLPDFVTFARGLERDAAALKAALRLPWSNGPVEDMVNNIKLIKRQAYGRSSFQLLRQRVLMAV
- a CDS encoding ABC transporter permease, yielding MTGVANPATARRGRSFLSRMLSHRTLVVGLALLSVVLLAALAGQVFPPSDPNAMNFAATFESPSSAHLLGTDNFGRDVFSRILAGAWISVRVALIAVSLAAVAGISLGTLAGFYRGWVDEVLMRLMDILMAFPALLLAIAVMAILGRGVENAMIAIAIVYTPIFARITRGSILTVREEEYLTAARALGQSDAMMMVRHVLPNALGPIIVQTSLSLAFAVLAESALSFFGLGTQPPESSWGLMLSEGRSFLLQAPWLGLFPGLAIMITVLGFNLVGDGLRDLLDPRMRQMLR